GCCCAACTCACCCGTCTCAGATACCCAAGACCAGGCGAGCCGTGTAGAAGTAAATCAACACCCCCAAAACATCCACAATCGTGGTGATAAAAGGAGCTGCCATCAGAGCCGGATCCAAGCCAAAGGAGCGAAACAGAAACGGCAAGCCAGCCCCCGACACCGAAGAAAGAACGGAGATGCCAAACAAACTCAACCCAACGATAATTGCGACCGATAGATCCCGTTGCAGCGCATAAGCCCAGCCAATCGTGATCACACTGAGCATCAGCCCCAGCATGGCCCCCACTGCGGCCTCGCGGGAGATCACCCCAAACCCATCCTTAAGGCGCACCACTGCCGTGCTCAAACCGCGAATCACCACCGTCGAAGACTGCGCCCCAACATTGCCGCCGCTATCCACCAACAGCGGAATGAACGCTGCCAAGGCGATGACTTCGCTTAACACTTCCTCCTGTCCGGCAATGATCGTGCTGGTGAAGGTGTTGGTAAACAGCAAGACCAGTAGCCACACCACCCGTTTGCGGGCCGCTGACCAAAAACTCAAATCAAAATAATCATCTTCCCCGGATTGCACCCCCCCCAAGGAGTAGATGTCTTCGGTGGTTTCCTGCTCCAGAATGTCCAGCACATCGTCTACCGTGACGATCCCGACTAAGCGCTGTTCCGTATCCACCACAGGCACCGCCAATAGGTCATATCGCTGGATCACCCGCGCCACCTCCTCCTGGTCGGTATTCGTGCTCACAAACACCACCTCTCGATTCATCACTTCCCCCAAGAGTTGGGCCGGATCCGCCATCACCAGTTCCCGTAGGGACAAGGTTCCCGTCAGATGCCGCTCGCTGTCCGTGATGTAGAGGTAGTAAATCGTCTCGGTTTCCCTAGCCAACAGGCGCACCCGTTCCAAAGCTTGGGCTGCCGTCAGATGCTCCTTGAGAGAAATGTACTCAGGAGTCATGATTCGCCCGGCTGTGTTGGGGGCATAACCCAGCAGCAGTGCCGTGGCTTCCCGTTCTTGTGGACTGAGTTGCGGCAGCAGCGCAGTCACCACTTTGGCAGGCAACTCATCAAATAACTTTGCCCGGTCATCCGGCGACATCTTGTCGAGAATGTCTTGGATTTCATGGCTTTTAAGCTCTTGCAGCAACACTTGTTGCAACTCCAGATCCAGATGTTCGTAAACTCGAATTGCCAGATCCTTAGCCAGCAGCCGAAAGGCCAAAGCCTGTTGAGCCTCCGGCAACTCCCCGATCACATCGGCAATATCCACCGGCTGAACAGGTAAAAGAAGCGATTTTGCCTGCTCCAGCTCATTTTGGGTTAAGGCCAGACTGAGTTGGCCTCGCAATAGTTCACAGAATTGTTCCCGGCTCAGTTCCGAACGAATTGGGGTTGAGATTCCAGTAGTGGGGTTCAACGGCCTGTCTCCCTGCGACTCTAGCCTTAACTATGCCAGCAAAGCTGAATCTGCCCAAACTTTGACCTACTAGTATCCTGAAGGTTATCCAAGCTCTTGGAATAAGCGACAGGGAAGAGATACTCATAGACTAAAGTCTATGCACCTAATTGAGAAACTCGATTTTTTTCTATGCTCATTTGCCTTTAGGATGCTTTTAAGATTTTTTACAGAATCTCAGCAAACATTGCATACAAGTCGGGATCCCTGGCTAAAGGAGGGTTATGGGCTGGAACTGGCTAGTGACGACCATCTGGATGATTCCCCTTTATGCCTTGTTGGCTTGGATAGGAGCCTTGGTTTGGTTGCCTGGCGTTACACGCCGCACGGGGCCACGCCCAGCCGGGTACTTGAATGCTCTGCTTAGCTTGGTCGCTTTTATCCATAGTGTCGGGGCCTTGGTAGCCATTTGGGGTCACCCCGTCCAGGTAATGCGGTTTCCGTGGATGCAGGTGGGGGATCTGGTGCTGGAGTTGCCCCTCCAGGTTTCGGCGGTGACTCTAGGGGCCTGTGTGCTGGTGACGGGTTTGAACCTGGCCGCTCAGGTGTATGGCTTTGGCTACATGGAGATGGACTGGGGCTGGGCCAGATTTTTCTCGTTGCTGGGGCTGTTTGAGGGGGGAATGTGTGCCCTAGCCCTGTGCGACTCTCTGTTTTTTAGCTACGTCATTCTGGAGATTTTGACTCTGGGGACCTACCTGCTGGTGGGCTTGTGGTTCAACCAGCCTCTCGTGGTAACGGGGGCACGGGATGCATTTTTAACCAAGCGGGTCGGCGATTTGTTGTTGCTGATGGGGGTGATTGCCATCTATCCCCTGACGGGATCCTGGGACTTCGAGGCTTTGGCAAGCTGGGCAGAGCGGGTTCAGACCGGAGAGGTGAGTGTGGATCCCACCCTAATCACGTTGGTGGGGTTAGGTTTACTGGCCGGTTCGGTGGGTAAGTGCGCCCAATTTCCGTTGCATCTGTGGCTGGATGAGGCGATGGAGGGGCCGATCCCTGCGACGATTTTGCGCAATGCAGTGGTGGTGGGCACTGGGGCATGGGTGTTGATTCGTTTGCAACCCCTGTATGCCCTGTCACCAACAGTGTTGACAGTGATGCTGACTCTTGGTGGCCTAACGGCGGTGGGGGGATCCCTGGTGGCCCTGGCTCAGATTGATGCCAAGCGAGCCTTGTCCTACTTGGTGAGTGCCTACATGGGTTTGATTTTTGTGGCGGTGGGCACCGGGCACACCCAACAAGCCTACGGATTACTGCTCACCTACGCTCCGGCTATGGCCCTGTTGGTCATGGCTCAGGGCACTGTGATCTGGAATAGCATTACCCAGGATTTGCGCTACCTGGGGGGGTTGTGGTCGCGGCGACCGGTGTCAGGACTGTGCTTTTTGATCGGGATGGCGGGGATGATCGCCTTGCCGCCGTTTGGTTCCTTTTGGGTGCTGACGGATCTGTGGCAGCAGTTGGTGGAATCTGGACAGGCGTTGTGGGCAGTGGTTCTCCTGCTCACCAATGGCATCACTGCCCTAGGGCTGATGCGGGTGTTCGGCCTGATCTGGGCAGGCAAGCCTCAGCAAATGAGCGAGCGTTCGCCGGAGGTGCACTGGCCAATGATCCTGCCCATGACGGTGGTCATGGGAGTGACGCTGCACATGCCGATGATCTTGGCGGCGTTGGATCTAATTCCGGCACTAGACTGGACCCCCACCGGGGTCATGACCGGATCCAGCCTGGTGGGGATCGCCTTGGGCGCGGCACTCTACCTGCGTCCAGAGCGGCGGGCTGTGGATTGGGCCTTTTTGTCCGACTGGCAGGATTTGTTGGCCAACGACTTCTATACCCCCAAGCTTTACCGGGCCAGTGTGGTGTTTGCAGTGCGCATTATTTCTGAAATCACGGCTTTACTCGACCGCTATGTGGTGGATGGCTTGGTGAACCTGACTAGCTTGGCGGTGCTGGCTGGGGGGCAAGTTTTGAAGTACACCACCTCCGGTCAGTTGCAGGTCTATTTGCTAACCATTGTCGTGGGGGTAGCTCTCCTCGGTTGGTTGGTTCTCTAGGCTTAGGTGGATGAAAAGGCTGAGAAGGGAGGAAGGTGGAGATGATGCTAAATGTCTTGATTGCCTTGCCGATACTGGGATCCCTGCCGCTGTTTTTGGGGTTGGGGGGGCGAAAGCTGGCAGTGGTATTGTCGGGGATCCCGTTAACGATCTCGCTGCTGTTGTTTAGCCGTTTTGATCTGCAAACCGTGGGGATGCAGTGGCTAGAACGATGGGATTGGATCCCACAGGTGGGGTTGAACTATTCCTTGGGGTTGGATGGTTTGTCGCTGTTGATGGTGGCTTTGAATGGGTTAATTACCCTGATTGCTGTGCTGACCGCCGAGCCTGATATTAAGCGACCCAACCTGTTTTACGGCTTGATTTTATTGATGAGCGGGGCGGTGAATGGAGCCTTTGCCGCTCAGAATTTGATTCTGTTTTTCTTGTTCTATGAGCTGGTGTTGATCCCGATCTACTTGCTCATCTCCATCTGGGGTAGTGGTAAGCGGGATTATGCTGCTATCAAGTTTTTAATTTACACCGCCGTTTCTGCCATTTTCTTGTTAGGGGCCTTCTTGGCCATTTACTGGATTGGGGATCCCCACAGCTTTGAGCTGGCAGAAATTCCCATTGCCTCCTTCAGTCCTGCGGTTCAAACCTTGCTGTTGCTGGCTTTGATCGTGGCTTTTGGCATCAAGATGCCCTTGATTCCCTTTCACACGTGGTTGCCGGATGCCTATGGAGAAGCCTCGGCTCCGGTGGCGATGCTGCTGGGGGGCGTTCTCTCCAAGCTGGGCACCTACGGCTTGTTCCGCTTTGGCTTGCAACTGTTGCCGCAAGCCTGGGCCAATTTGGGCGGGATCCTAGCTTGGTGGGGAGCGATTGCAGTACTGGCAGGGGCTTTGGCGGCGATCGCGCAAAAGGACATCAAGCGGATGGTGGCCTACAGTTCTATCGGCCATATGGGCTATATCCTCCTGGGCATGGCGGCGGCTACTTCCATTAGTCTGACCGGGGTGATGGTGCAGATGGTGGCTCACGGGCTGATTCTGGCGCTGCTATTTGACTTGGTGGGTTTGGTGGAGCGCAAAGTGGGTACCCGCGATTTGAACGTATTAAACGGTCTGCTCAACCCCCTCCGCGGCCTGCCGACCATTAGTGCCCTGCTGATTTTGGGGGGGATGGCCAGTGCTGGGATCCCAGGGTTGATCGGTTTTGTGGCAGAGTTTTTGATCTTCCAAGGCAGCTACAGCGATTTCCCCTTGCCCACGCTGATCGGTATCTTGGGCACCGGCTTGACGGCGGTCTATTTTGTGATTTTGCTCAACCGCACCTGTTTTGGGAAATTGGATAATCGCACCGCCTACTACCCTGCGGTGAAGGGTTGGGAACGGATCCCGGGATTGGTCTTAGCGGCGTTGATCCTCTGGTTTGGGATCCAACCCATGAACCTAGTGAAATGGCCGCAACCTTTGGCCTTCAACCTCTCCACTCAGGTGGCTCAAGCCCACGCCGTCATCCTGGCAGAAGCAGGGAATCTTACCCCCTAGAACTGGCACCACCGAAGCCGTATTGCAGAACGGGATCCCCATTGCAGCGCTGAAGAAACTTGATGGAGCTATCTGGGAGTTATCTATGTCCGTAGCCACTCAACCGAAAACCCAATTACCCCCTTCTACCCATCCTTTTGCTGACATTGTCCATCGGCTGGAAGCGGGTGGATCCATGTTGCCGGATACCCCTGAGAACCTGATGCAGATCATCGGCCTCTACAAAGCCTATGCGGTGCCGATGGATTTTTACTGGCGGGATCTGCTCTACATTGCCGAGCAGGTATTTGTGGATCCCTTGCCCTTTTTTAAGTTCATCATCCCTGAAGAATATCTCCAGTTAGCCAACCACTATGCGGGGGACAATGCCGATTTGCGGATTTGGCGTGGCCCTGCTACGGCCCACCCGGAGTTGCTGGAGTTTATGGAAAAAGGGGAACTGAAGCGTAAGCTGCCCCGGATTTTGCATCACCTTTGGCATGACCGCATCAACATGGAATTTGCCGAAGAATGTATGCGGGCGATGCTCTGGCATCGGGATATGGGGGGGCTTTTGGATCCCTACATGGACTCCGAGGAATACAAACAAAATGCCGACCGGGCCATCCGGGCTTATATCCAGGGAAATCCGCTACTGCAAGGCCTATATAAGCTTTTTCCCGACATGTTTATAGAGCTGTGCCGTCAGGCCACGATGTATTCGGTGCTGGGGTTATTTTGGGAAGTGATGGCCCCGGTCTTTTTTGAGATGAGCGATCTCTATGATGAGGGCAAGCTTACCAGTGTGCCGGAGGCAATGAACTTTTTGGTGAATGGGATTTTTGCCATTGCTGGCCGACCCATTTATCACCGTGTCCGTATTCGTGGAGAATGGTACGACATTGTGCCCAAATCCAAGGGCTTCACTTGGCTGTATGAGGCGGCATTTCCTTATGTGGAAGCGGTGTTTTATCGCACGTCTCCCTTCCGGGGTACCAAATCCTACAATGCTCAGGCCAACCAAGTTCCTGTGAATCAACTGGATTTCCACTACGGAATTTTGTATGCAGATAAGTTCCCAGTCGGTACAGCCGGGATCCCAC
The window above is part of the Thermostichus vulcanus str. 'Rupite' genome. Proteins encoded here:
- a CDS encoding CO2 hydration protein yields the protein MSVATQPKTQLPPSTHPFADIVHRLEAGGSMLPDTPENLMQIIGLYKAYAVPMDFYWRDLLYIAEQVFVDPLPFFKFIIPEEYLQLANHYAGDNADLRIWRGPATAHPELLEFMEKGELKRKLPRILHHLWHDRINMEFAEECMRAMLWHRDMGGLLDPYMDSEEYKQNADRAIRAYIQGNPLLQGLYKLFPDMFIELCRQATMYSVLGLFWEVMAPVFFEMSDLYDEGKLTSVPEAMNFLVNGIFAIAGRPIYHRVRIRGEWYDIVPKSKGFTWLYEAAFPYVEAVFYRTSPFRGTKSYNAQANQVPVNQLDFHYGILYADKFPVGTAGIPPTLLHQDMYHFLPQYLVDYYRQHCRGDEDMLIQLGVSFQRSMYNVTSAVIQAGRAAFLYPLDDPNPRHLMMNRRYFEGQLNRFTRPEYGIREAARLTCIQDQNYR
- a CDS encoding NADH-quinone oxidoreductase subunit M translates to MLNVLIALPILGSLPLFLGLGGRKLAVVLSGIPLTISLLLFSRFDLQTVGMQWLERWDWIPQVGLNYSLGLDGLSLLMVALNGLITLIAVLTAEPDIKRPNLFYGLILLMSGAVNGAFAAQNLILFFLFYELVLIPIYLLISIWGSGKRDYAAIKFLIYTAVSAIFLLGAFLAIYWIGDPHSFELAEIPIASFSPAVQTLLLLALIVAFGIKMPLIPFHTWLPDAYGEASAPVAMLLGGVLSKLGTYGLFRFGLQLLPQAWANLGGILAWWGAIAVLAGALAAIAQKDIKRMVAYSSIGHMGYILLGMAAATSISLTGVMVQMVAHGLILALLFDLVGLVERKVGTRDLNVLNGLLNPLRGLPTISALLILGGMASAGIPGLIGFVAEFLIFQGSYSDFPLPTLIGILGTGLTAVYFVILLNRTCFGKLDNRTAYYPAVKGWERIPGLVLAALILWFGIQPMNLVKWPQPLAFNLSTQVAQAHAVILAEAGNLTP
- a CDS encoding NAD(P)H-quinone oxidoreductase subunit F, coding for MGWNWLVTTIWMIPLYALLAWIGALVWLPGVTRRTGPRPAGYLNALLSLVAFIHSVGALVAIWGHPVQVMRFPWMQVGDLVLELPLQVSAVTLGACVLVTGLNLAAQVYGFGYMEMDWGWARFFSLLGLFEGGMCALALCDSLFFSYVILEILTLGTYLLVGLWFNQPLVVTGARDAFLTKRVGDLLLLMGVIAIYPLTGSWDFEALASWAERVQTGEVSVDPTLITLVGLGLLAGSVGKCAQFPLHLWLDEAMEGPIPATILRNAVVVGTGAWVLIRLQPLYALSPTVLTVMLTLGGLTAVGGSLVALAQIDAKRALSYLVSAYMGLIFVAVGTGHTQQAYGLLLTYAPAMALLVMAQGTVIWNSITQDLRYLGGLWSRRPVSGLCFLIGMAGMIALPPFGSFWVLTDLWQQLVESGQALWAVVLLLTNGITALGLMRVFGLIWAGKPQQMSERSPEVHWPMILPMTVVMGVTLHMPMILAALDLIPALDWTPTGVMTGSSLVGIALGAALYLRPERRAVDWAFLSDWQDLLANDFYTPKLYRASVVFAVRIISEITALLDRYVVDGLVNLTSLAVLAGGQVLKYTTSGQLQVYLLTIVVGVALLGWLVL
- the mgtE gene encoding magnesium transporter; its protein translation is MNPTTGISTPIRSELSREQFCELLRGQLSLALTQNELEQAKSLLLPVQPVDIADVIGELPEAQQALAFRLLAKDLAIRVYEHLDLELQQVLLQELKSHEIQDILDKMSPDDRAKLFDELPAKVVTALLPQLSPQEREATALLLGYAPNTAGRIMTPEYISLKEHLTAAQALERVRLLARETETIYYLYITDSERHLTGTLSLRELVMADPAQLLGEVMNREVVFVSTNTDQEEVARVIQRYDLLAVPVVDTEQRLVGIVTVDDVLDILEQETTEDIYSLGGVQSGEDDYFDLSFWSAARKRVVWLLVLLFTNTFTSTIIAGQEEVLSEVIALAAFIPLLVDSGGNVGAQSSTVVIRGLSTAVVRLKDGFGVISREAAVGAMLGLMLSVITIGWAYALQRDLSVAIIVGLSLFGISVLSSVSGAGLPFLFRSFGLDPALMAAPFITTIVDVLGVLIYFYTARLVLGI